Proteins encoded by one window of Shewanella avicenniae:
- the rpsU gene encoding 30S ribosomal protein S21, with amino-acid sequence MPIIKVRENEPFDVALRRFKRSCEKAGILADVRAREFYEKPTTARKRAKAAAVKRLAKKLSRENARRVRLY; translated from the coding sequence ATGCCAATTATTAAAGTACGTGAAAATGAACCATTCGACGTTGCTCTGCGTCGTTTCAAGCGCTCTTGTGAAAAAGCTGGCATCTTAGCTGATGTTCGCGCTCGTGAGTTTTACGAAAAGCCAACTACTGCTCGTAAACGTGCAAAAGCTGCTGCTGTAAAACGTCTGGCGAAGAAGCTTTCTCGCGAAAACGCCCGTCGCGTACGTTTATACTAA